GGGTTCTGGAACCTTCTAGAATGAGGCGGGCGGGAGCGTGTGTTatggggaggcggcggtggtgtctgctggtggcggtggcggttgcgCTGTCTGCGGCGGTCGGCGCCGGGGCGCAGGAGACGTGCTCCGGGATtgtgccggcgccgccgcggcgcggggcgTGGGTGTCGGTGGCcagcttcggcggcggcgccggcgacgggcggacGCTGAGCACGGCGGCGTTCCAGGCCGCCGTCGCGAGCATCGAGCGGCGCCGCGCACCGGGCGGCGCGCTGCTGTACGTGCCGCCCGGGGTGTGGCTCACTGGGCCCTTCAACCTCACCTCCCACATGACGCTCTTCCTCGCGCGCGGCGCCGTCATCCGCGCCACCCAGGTGAGCAAGCCCCATGCccccatggccatggccatgagCTACCACTGTTCGACTGCTCGTGAAATTCCCTATTGCATGCTCCTCTGCTCAACTCAAGGTGGCTGCaaatattgtttctttttcattgtCGTTTGATCTGTTGCCATCAGAAATAGATCTCTTGTCTAATGTTGCAATGCACTAAGAATCCAATAGAGAAACTTGAAAACAACATCTTTGTGAGAATAGAAAActagcaaaacaaaaaatctagCGCCATGCCGCCATCTATTTAGCTTGTGGTTTCTAATTTATTGGAGTTAGACTAGAGTTCATGTTTATTGGTGATGTGTTGTGCTACTTTCTGTTCTGCACTGCTGCAACGAGGATTGGTCTCTGTGGACTGCTAATGTAGAGCTCTTGGATGTAAATAAGGTTtggttttatcttttctttgcaTAAATTTGTTTGCATTTGGAGCAGGATACGTCAAGCTGGCCGCTGATTGAACCATTGCCGTCATATGGGAGAGGGCGTGAGCTTCCCGGTGGAAGATACATGAGTTTGATCCATGGCAATGGTCTTCAGGACGTTGTCATTACAGGTCATCACTCTTCATACTTCAACGCTTCTCGCAGTTTTTTTCATCGGTTTCAAGATGTTTAGTGTTTCTAGGGATAGGGATATTTCCCCAAATGTAGGCCATACTTGATTTCACAGTTCAATGTGATGGCCTCCTATAGCTAGgagattcatataaattaattttatttgcgCAGGCGAGAATGGAACTATCGACGGCCAAGGGAGTGCATGGTGGGACATGTGGAAGAAGGGCACGCTATCCTTCACTAGGCCTCACTTGCTCGAGCTGATGAACTCTTCTGATGTTGTCGTCTCCAATGTCGTATTCCAGGATTCACCATTTTGGAACATACATCCTGTTTACTGCAGGTGAGGAGAAACAGATGATTCCATAGATTAGAGCACATATTTCAGAGTCCTATGTTTGCCTCCAAGGAGTCCAAAGAGGAATAATACTGCCCAAATATGCATCATAAAATGATTCACCTTTATCTTGCAGTACAAATGCACGGTTGCTTAGCCTTTTTGGCCATAAAAACTTGCTTTATACAGTACTGCAATTCTATAGCAGGATAACAGTTCATTATTGCATTTGTACCGTTTCCATTTGCACCATCATAAATCTTTACACAAACTCCAGTCTGTGGGTATCTGCCCTGTGATAAACACATAATAGGACTGCATTAATTGACTGTGGTGACTAGTGAGCCACAACCAAAGTACAGAAACTGCTCTACATGACCTAACAATATCAGCACATTGATATAGTCTTCACATGAGTAGCAAACTTTGTGGTCCAAAATATCCATTCATGGATGTTCCAACTGAGAAATAAATGTCTGGATAATCTCTTCTCTGTGTGTGCAGCAATTTGGTGATAAGAAATGTGACTATACTAGCTCCCCATGACTCACCCAACACTGATGGAATTGATCCAGGTAAATTTTATTCTCCCCTCATTTCCTCACCAAAATTTTGTTCTGCATGTATGTTCaagaagacaaaaaaaaacgctGTTTgaattgaacctaattaaacTCTGAACTTTTTGCAGATTCCAGCAGCAACGTCTGCATCGAGGACTGCTACATTTCGACGGGAGATGATCTGATCGCCATCAAGAGTGGCTGGGACGAGTATGGCATGGCCTACGGGCGCCCCAGCTCGCACATCACCGTCCGGCGGATCACCGGCTCCTCCCCTTTCGCCGGCTTCGCCGTCGGGAGCGAGACGTCCGGCGGCGTGGAGCACATCCTCGCCGAGCACCTGAACTTCGTCAGCTCGGGATTCGGCATCCACATCAAGACCAACACCGGCCGGGGAGGGTTCATCCGGAACGTCACCGTCTCCGACGTGACGCTGGACACCGTCCGCTACGGCCTGAGGATCGCCGGCGATGTCGGTGGCCACCCCGACGACCGCTACGACCGGAACGCGCTCCCGGTGGTGGACGGCCTGACGATCAAGAACGTCCAGGGCCAGAACATCAGGGAGGCAGGGTCGATCAAGGGCATAGCCACCTCGGCGTTCTCCAGGATCTGCCTGTCGAACGTGAAGTTCAACGGCGGCACGCCTGTCCGGCCGTGGAAGTGCGAGGCCGTCAGCGGGGCGGCGCTCGACGtgcagccgtcgccgtgcacgGAGCTGACCAGCACGTCCGGGATGAGTTTCTGTACAAATTCGCTGTGAACCATGAAACTGAATCAAGCCTGCATCATCGAGGGGTCATGTTATTCTAATTGTCAATGGCGTTTTTCCTACCGATGAGGCAAAATGAGCGTGTCACGTTGGTAACGCGCGTCAAAGATGCTAAActtttcatcattcataagAGTAATTCACCAAAAAGTATAAACATGTTccctgttttttctttccattttgCGATCTTAATGATGATACAATGCTCAGCCACTCGTCAATCATCAGAGCAATCCTGGTTTGTTAAAAAGTTTCTACCACTTTCTCCACCAAAAAGAAATCACAACATCCACTACTACGGTGTCGGACCATCACAACAAAATGGAGGGTGAGAAGCAAAGTACAATCATGTATATGATATAAAAGGACTGCATCAACAGAGCAGCTAATGGCTGTTATAAGGACGAAGAGGAGCAAACGGGTGCTGCTGACCTCCACCCTGTCCAGCTAACGGCATCATCATCTGGGGTCCCATACCAGGAGGAAATTGCTGGTCGCCGTACATCGTAAACTGCTGCGGCATAGGTGGTCTTGGACCTTGTTGAAACTGCGGCTGGCCTCCATAGCCTGGCGGTAAATGCTGCCCTCCATGGCCATGGAATGGCATTGCTTGTGGCCCAGGTGCGTCTTGAACTGGACGGCTTCCATCGCCAGGGTACTGCATGAACATATGTGATCCGCCGGGTGGCTGATGGTTCACACGCATTTGCTGGCTTCCTGGGACTGAATGATGATGCATTTGAGCTT
This is a stretch of genomic DNA from Oryza brachyantha chromosome 1, ObraRS2, whole genome shotgun sequence. It encodes these proteins:
- the LOC102713591 gene encoding probable polygalacturonase — encoded protein: MRRAGACVMGRRRWCLLVAVAVALSAAVGAGAQETCSGIVPAPPRRGAWVSVASFGGGAGDGRTLSTAAFQAAVASIERRRAPGGALLYVPPGVWLTGPFNLTSHMTLFLARGAVIRATQDTSSWPLIEPLPSYGRGRELPGGRYMSLIHGNGLQDVVITGENGTIDGQGSAWWDMWKKGTLSFTRPHLLELMNSSDVVVSNVVFQDSPFWNIHPVYCSNLVIRNVTILAPHDSPNTDGIDPDSSSNVCIEDCYISTGDDLIAIKSGWDEYGMAYGRPSSHITVRRITGSSPFAGFAVGSETSGGVEHILAEHLNFVSSGFGIHIKTNTGRGGFIRNVTVSDVTLDTVRYGLRIAGDVGGHPDDRYDRNALPVVDGLTIKNVQGQNIREAGSIKGIATSAFSRICLSNVKFNGGTPVRPWKCEAVSGAALDVQPSPCTELTSTSGMSFCTNSL